From uncultured Desulfobacter sp.:
GGAAGGGCTGCGAACAGGCCCTTTGATACTGCCGGTAAAAAAAGCATCAGGGTGCCGGCCAGTGATGAGTAACATACACTAACCAAAGCGGAGAACCGGCAGGTAAGGGGTCTGCCAAGAAGCGAATAGCTGACCCAGGAGAGTACACAACCGAAAATAGCCATTTCTCCGCGGCTGATACCGGTTTTAAAAATCTGACTGATGTCTCCGCCTGTGATAATGATAAGCGCCCCGGAAACGGATAGAACAAGACCTATGATTTTTAAAGGTGTCAATCGCTCCTTAAAAATTACCGCTGAGAAAAGACTGATGAATATGGGGTTGGTGGCAATAATGAGGGCGGCCCGGTTTGCGTTGATTATGGTCAAGCCGGAAAAGAAAAATAAATTATAAGCAAATACACCGGTTAAACCGGAAAGCAAAATTAGCAATGCATCCCGTCCATAAATCCGCGGCAGCTTTCCCTCCTGTTTTATCACCAGTATCACC
This genomic window contains:
- a CDS encoding DMT family transporter — protein: MTYLKLLLTAFFWGGTFIAGKGLAGHVHPSCAAFLRFSIASFFLVILVIKQEGKLPRIYGRDALLILLSGLTGVFAYNLFFFSGLTIINANRAALIIATNPIFISLFSAVIFKERLTPLKIIGLVLSVSGALIIITGGDISQIFKTGISRGEMAIFGCVLSWVSYSLLGRPLTCRFSALVSVCYSSLAGTLMLFLPAVSKGLFAALPGFGILEWGSLFYLGFFGTVLGFYWYYQGIKEIGPTKSGVFINFVPVSALILSYFILNESITKQILGGAGLVVTGVYITNLSGFWNKRKIVDTSPNG